Proteins found in one Panthera tigris isolate Pti1 chromosome B3, P.tigris_Pti1_mat1.1, whole genome shotgun sequence genomic segment:
- the LOC102966086 gene encoding olfactory receptor 4K13-like, producing MERVNHSVVSEFILLGLSKSQNLQILFFLGFSVVYAGIVLGNLLILVTVTFDSRLHTPMYFLLINLSCMDMILASSATPKMIVDFLRKRKTISWWGCYSQMFFIHLLGGSEMMLLVAMAIDRYVAICKPLHYTSIMNPRVLGGLLLSSYTVGFVHSSSQMAFMLNLPFCGPNVVDSFFCDLPLVIKLACKDTYMLQLLVIADSGLLSLVCFLLLLVSYTVIIHSVRHRAASGSAKAFSTLSAHITVVTLSFAPCVFIYVWPFSRYSVDKILSVFYTIFTPLLNPIIYTLRNQEVKAAIKKIRTQHINSESRVLTITP from the coding sequence ATGGAAAGGGTGAACCATTCAGTGGTGTCTGAGTTCATTTTGCTGGGACTTTCCAAATCTCAGAATCTTCAGATTTTATTCTTCCTAGGATTCTCTGTGGTCTATGCTGGGATTGTGTTAGGAAACCTCCTCATCTTGGTCACCGTGACCTTTGACTCACGCCTTCACACACCGATGTATTTTCTGCTTATCAATCTCTCCTGTATGGATATGATCCTGGCTTCTTCTGCTACCCCTAAGATGATTGTGGATTTCCTCCGAAAGCGGAAGACCATCTCTTGGTGGGGATGTTATTCTCAGATGTTCTTCATCCACCTCCTAGGTGGGAGTGAGATGATGTTGCTCGTAGCCATGGCAATAGACAGGTATGTTGCCATATGCAAACCCCTCCATTACACGTCCATCATGAACCCCCGAGTGCTTGGTGGGCTGCTGCTATCCTCCTACACAGTTGGATTTGTGCACTCATCTAGTCAAATGGCTTTCATGTTGAATTTGCCCTTCTGCGGTCCCAACGTGGTGGACAGCTTCTTCTGTGACCTTCCCCTTGTGATCAAACTCGCCTGCAAGGATACCTACATGTTACAACTGCTGGTCATTGCTGACAGTGGCCTCCTGTCCCTGGtctgcttcctcctcttgctTGTCTCCTACACGGTCATCATACACTCAGTCAGGCACCGTGCTGCTAGTGGTTCCGCCAAGGCCTTCTCCACTCTCTCGGCACACATCACAGTTGTGACTTTATCGTTTGCCCCATGTGTCTTTATCTATGTATGGCCCTTCAGCAGATACTCTGTAGATAAAattctttctgtgttttatacAATTTTCACACCTCTCTTAAATCCTATTATTTATACATTAAGGAATCAAGAAGTAAAAGCAGCCATTAAGAAGATAAGAACTCAACACATAAATTCAGAGTCCAGAGTGCTAACCATTACACCATAG